In Caballeronia sp. Lep1P3, a single genomic region encodes these proteins:
- a CDS encoding lipopolysaccharide biosynthesis protein: protein MMKAVRSCSTLSLGAIASAVAAALLLTACGGSDSASDAGIDKSATLAATAKSANSSGSIFYGMNGHNNGGGAYDISSPQTQLAQLHDLGATIYRNEVYNEASANKLAGIAQTMADGGVTVYPVMLLGLDYDNEQDAYNGGFQLGEQTARAHHYAYYEVGNELEASALSGNVDGVSWQQYDNRRFQIARGVIRGLIAGVRSQDTAGKIVLGGTWLHYAFYQMLADGSQPDGTQGHPTVSWDITAWHWYSNEGDITHACGGTGCHDVLDVLHQMGKPIWINEFGVRPDFGSVLQIAAYLTGNDMMAQYVSVASKYNIQSIQAYELYDDKEGAYGMMEGDGHTQKPAYASFRNFVRNNPR, encoded by the coding sequence ATGATGAAAGCAGTTCGATCGTGTTCCACCCTCAGCCTCGGCGCGATTGCCAGCGCCGTCGCCGCGGCTTTGCTCCTTACAGCATGCGGCGGCAGCGATAGCGCTTCCGACGCGGGCATCGATAAGAGCGCCACGCTCGCCGCCACTGCCAAGAGCGCGAATAGCAGCGGCTCGATCTTCTATGGCATGAATGGCCACAACAACGGTGGCGGCGCCTACGACATTTCGAGTCCGCAAACCCAGCTTGCGCAGCTGCACGATCTGGGCGCAACGATCTACCGCAACGAGGTCTATAACGAGGCATCGGCAAACAAGCTCGCGGGCATTGCTCAAACGATGGCTGATGGCGGCGTAACCGTGTACCCGGTGATGTTGCTTGGTCTCGATTACGACAACGAGCAGGACGCGTATAACGGGGGCTTTCAGCTCGGGGAACAAACGGCGCGCGCGCATCATTACGCATATTACGAAGTGGGCAACGAACTCGAGGCGTCGGCGTTAAGCGGCAACGTCGATGGCGTGTCGTGGCAGCAGTACGACAACCGCAGATTCCAGATTGCGCGCGGCGTCATTCGCGGACTGATTGCGGGTGTGAGGTCGCAGGACACGGCGGGCAAGATCGTTCTGGGCGGCACCTGGCTGCATTACGCGTTCTATCAGATGCTTGCCGACGGCTCGCAGCCCGATGGAACGCAAGGTCATCCGACGGTAAGCTGGGACATTACCGCATGGCACTGGTACTCGAACGAAGGCGATATCACGCACGCGTGCGGCGGCACAGGATGTCACGACGTGCTCGACGTTCTGCATCAGATGGGCAAGCCAATCTGGATCAATGAGTTCGGCGTGCGCCCGGACTTCGGCTCGGTGCTGCAGATTGCCGCTTATCTGACGGGCAACGACATGATGGCGCAATATGTCAGCGTGGCGTCGAAGTACAACATTCAATCGATTCAGGCTTACGAGCTATACGACGACAAGGAAGGCGCATACGGCATGATGGAGGGCGATGGACATACGCAGAAGCCGGCGTATGCGTCGTTTAGGAATTTTGTGCGGAATAATCCGCGGTAG